The genome window ttgggatcatgttggtaaagaagtatgcaaaatatgaaagcaatatgtcagaggacatagaaaatatttgaattggtacacaaactttaacatagatttatcaataatatgcatattctaagtgaaaaaagagccataattcttacaaaatgcttgatacagttgtctgctcttgtttatacattggggtcatgttggtaaagaagtatgcaaaatataaaaccaatatgtgaaaggacataggaaatatttgaggcggtacacaaactttaacatagatttatcaataatatgcatactctaagtgaaaaaagggccataattcttacaaaatgcttgatacagttgtctgctgttgtttatagattggggtcatgtggataaagaagtatgcaaaatataaaagcaatatgtgaaaggacataggaaatatttgaggtggtacgcaaactttaacattgcaatGCTAACTGGAACACAgacgccgggatgagtaggatagctctactatatataattcatatataacagtcgagctaaaaatcacgTACTACAACCAGGATTGgtaccaatcgaccgccccctgTTTAAACCAGCGGTTTTTACCAGTTAAAACCGCCCcagtcaatactcccgaagtggtcattactggtcaatactggtcggtTGAACTTAACccctaattttaatttaaattccatgcctaattaaacaatattgataatataaattaaacagacatgttgccaataatgtcttaagctattaatacccactatttcatacctgttcatgcaatttgtaggccaatctctcaaattttgcaaataagtcaaagttggtcaattggatttttctcgttgattgaacttttttttaaattctaatgaATTACGATGCTCAGATAAttatgtgcttgattcaacaagaacctgtcaattactgtgtaagaattgttcctcataccccaccgtccccacagtcttctaacagtcttctcacctatacaggttggggcacccaaaactgataataggtccttaaatggcacctttttgacacgatccttacttgtcatgtattcttgcattgatttctttaaatacttttttaacaaaatagtgaaaaaaaactttaattccTATGTAAACCATGTAAAGCTTATGCCAAGAATAATACATGTTGGCGTGCACCATATAGGAACATGTTAAAACAAAGTTTCAATAGGTTAAGACATAGTACATCCCAACAGTTAACTTCAAAATCCCAGTTCCCTCTTTTTTACTATAGGATGGTTATTGATATTCCAAAATCAAGTATAAAAAGCAAGTTTAGAAGAATTAATGCATGATTCACTTAAATAAATGAAGCTGTCTTGAGTAAAGATTTACAGAAAGTGTATAGACTTAATtattatgacatttaaacaagTTCAGAAACAGTGGTTTTATCTGCATTTAGCAAACTTTGATATCATTTTTAAGCTATGTTTGTCATTTTTAAAGCTGTAACAAGTACATCCTAGATTCTACCCATtcttaattttatattcaaatctaCATCTTGATAAATAGTAATTTCTATTCTTGCTTTGAAATGGAGGCAGATTGTCTTTCCAGTAACCTCCCCAGACAAAGCAATCAATTTATCTTTgttgatatttgaccttttagTAGCGTCCACACAAATAAAATGAATGCTTTGGCACTTGTTCACAACTTCAAATACACCCCAAGCTGTTATGTTATAGTTCTTCACCATAACCAGAGTTTCAAGTGAGTGTCCATATGATGCGATGTCTTGTAGAGAGGCATCGGTCAACCTGCTTGTCTGGGTCACTGATCCCCCCGAAATGTCTAAATGCTTAAGAAACTTGCAATTTTTCACAATATCCTTAATTCCAGCATTTGTAACAAGTGAGCACGCTTGAAGATCGAGAGTGCGCAAATCTCGACAGTAATGGCCAATCTGTGACATGCATGCGTTAGTTATTGCTGAGCAAAAACTAAAATTTAATTGCCTGACATGAGAGTGCTTCTCCAACGAAGGAATGCCAATCAAACAGTCTGTGCTGCAGACATCTTTTGCACACAAATCTAGCATTGTTACACGATGACATGTCCCTGCATTCAATGACCGTAACTGCTTACAATTCTGTAGAATTCTATTGAAAGACTTGTTGGTAAGCTGAGAGCAATTACTCACATCAAGTTCCTGTAGAAGAAAACAGTGTTCCACAACGCAAGACAATGCACTATCAGTCAAAGACAAACAGTTTGCAACACTGAGATTTTGAAGGTTTGAGCAATGCAATGCAATCGCCTGAATACATACATCACTGATTTCCGTacaattgttcaagtttaaaaCTGTCAGTTGACAACATTTTTCTGCAATTATTTCTATCCCTGCActtgttatatttgattttgGGTGAAGTCCTGGGTTATTATTAAGATATAACTTTTCCAACTCTGGACATGCTTCAGCAATATACTCCAGTCCTATGTTTGTAATGCCATACGCACCGGTCAGTGATAATTCCTTGAGATGACGACTGCTTTTAACCAAGCATTTCAGTATGTAATCATTAAGATTGCATTCATTTAAGCATAAAGTTTTGAGACCGTTCAGAGATGTTCTTTGACCAAAGAGATCAACAAATGATTCCAGTTCTAATAATTCTAAAACATTAAAAGAGTTACATAAATCTAAATGCTGAATATTTGGCAGCTCAGTAAAAATCAATTCTAATGTTTTAGCTTGGATGTCGCAACTCTTAATCATCAGTGTCTTTAACTTTCTGTGATTCTCAAGAAAAGTCTTCAAACACCCTTCAAACCAAGTACCAGCAACCAACTGAGATCCTCTGGCAAATCTCACTTCAGTCAGATTCTCAAAGAATGAATACAGTTGAGATGGTTGAGCAACTGAATTTATATCAGAAGCATTAAAGTACTGTGTCATAAAATCCGAACACAACAAGTTCAAGCTTCTTAAATGACTATACTTGAGAGAAAGCTTTTTCAAACAGTCATAAATTGATGCATAACGTTTCTCACTAATACTCACAGAGTAAATTCCCTCAAGGCACACTTCAACCAAGTTTGGGCAATAAATTCCCTCATGATAAATAATGTCTTCTTTTAGTTTGTCCAGATTGACAACCAGCACTTCCACACTGTCAGCATGGTCTCCTAAAACCTGTAAAAAGCTGACTGTAGTCAGGCTGGAATCTGGGAACATGGAAAGACTGATCTTTTTCCAGAAAGTCCTCTCATAGGTCAGTTGATTCCATATCTTACACGTGCATCTAACTGAGGTGATCAGGTCTTCGTGTGACaaacatttgaagatttttataaGAATGTTCACTGGTAAATCCGTTATTTCTGTTTTGTATGTTTCCATATTTGGTTATGTTCCTTTCATAAGTTGATGGAAAGGCTGAAAGTAAATAGAATGACAGCATGTGAGTCAACATATGATGTCATCACTTATGCAACAGCATGGAATAAGATCAAAACACTTTTTTCATGGGAGAAAGAAACCTATTTTGTTctgttttcaattatattttacaGACTTTTGATGttcttttctattaaaaaaaagggctgtttgtaaaacatgcctgccccccatatgggctgtcagttgtagtggcagccattgtgtgaatatgttttttgtcacagtttcatgatcctagacctaattattcttgagtaatcatcaggaaactattttactgtttcgagtcactgtgacattgacctttgacctagtgacctgaaaattaagaGGGTTCagttgccagtcatgatcaatgtacctatgaagtttcatgatcttaggcaaaagcattcttgagttatcatccggaaaccattttactatttcgagtcactttgaccttgacctttgacctagtgaccttaaaatcaataggggtcatctgccagtcattatcaatgtacctatgaattttcatgatcctaggcgtaagcattcttgagttatcatcctgaaaccattttactgtttcgagtcactgtgaccttgacctttgacccagtgacctgaaaatcaataggggtcatctgccagtcatggtcaatgtacctatgaagttttatgatcctaggcctaagcgttcttgagttatcatccggaaaccattttcctatttcaagtcactgtgaccttgacctttgacctagtgacctgaaaatcagtaggggtcatctgccagtaatgatcaatgtaccaatgaagtttcatgatcctaggcctaagcgttcttgagttatcaagaaaccatctggtggacgaaccgacgaacggacataccgaccgaccgacatgtgcaaaacaatataccctctcttcttcgaaggggggcataaaaatattttgttattattttagtaTGATTATAATACTTTTCAAGGACTTATAAACCAACCAAACCAGACCAATAACTTGATAAAGAACCAGCATAAATGCTAGATCAGTCCTTTccataattgtaaacaaaataaactaTTTCTTGAAGTAGAACATGCACTAGATTTTCAGCTGAATATTAACAAATACACACCACAGCAgtaaatattttttgcaaataaattattttccagAATCTAAAGATGTTTTTACTGATCAGTATAACACATACAGCACCAAGATTTTTCATGAGTATTTTATGAGAAAGCCAGTGATAACGTTTTTATGGCAAGTAAAACAGAAGACATGGAACAGCATCTAAAAACACTTTTAATGAGAGAATGAATTGTTCTGGAAGCAATCAGTTGAagaaaaagttatatttaacagATTGACCCATCAAGCCAAACTAAATTGAACATAAATTGAAGTCAACCgagtgtttttcataaataaattgaGTGAGCAAGCAAAAAGTGAACTTATATCCAACATTTTTAAGCAAGCAATTTATTTGAATGGagcaataaaaatgataaaagttACCTTTAAGCAATTTAAtctttgatttttattatttgtgtgcCCAAAaatgtctaagttatcatataaCAGTTCTGTGGTAGTTGAAGCCCCTGACTTATAAAAAATATGCTGACCCAGTGTGTAAAACAAAGCTCCTTATGGCATATAGCAAAAGATTGGTCAGTTTGTGTAATTGTGCACTGGATAATAATATTTCGTCTTTGAAGAAtcatttataaattgaaaattgtgtgaaaggatttgctTAGAATCTTTCAGAATTTCTCATATATGAATCTGTATTGAAGACTCAAATTTAT of Dreissena polymorpha isolate Duluth1 chromosome 15, UMN_Dpol_1.0, whole genome shotgun sequence contains these proteins:
- the LOC127860574 gene encoding dynein regulatory complex subunit 6-like, yielding METYKTEITDLPVNILIKIFKCLSHEDLITSVRCTCKIWNQLTYERTFWKKISLSMFPDSSLTTVSFLQVLGDHADSVEVLVVNLDKLKEDIIYHEGIYCPNLVEVCLEGIYSVSISEKRYASIYDCLKKLSLKYSHLRSLNLLCSDFMTQYFNASDINSVAQPSQLYSFFENLTEVRFARGSQLVAGTWFEGCLKTFLENHRKLKTLMIKSCDIQAKTLELIFTELPNIQHLDLCNSFNVLELLELESFVDLFGQRTSLNGLKTLCLNECNLNDYILKCLVKSSRHLKELSLTGAYGITNIGLEYIAEACPELEKLYLNNNPGLHPKSNITSAGIEIIAEKCCQLTVLNLNNCTEISDVCIQAIALHCSNLQNLSVANCLSLTDSALSCVVEHCFLLQELDVSNCSQLTNKSFNRILQNCKQLRSLNAGTCHRVTMLDLCAKDVCSTDCLIGIPSLEKHSHVRQLNFSFCSAITNACMSQIGHYCRDLRTLDLQACSLVTNAGIKDIVKNCKFLKHLDISGGSVTQTSRLTDASLQDIASYGHSLETLVMVKNYNITAWGVFEVVNKCQSIHFICVDATKRSNINKDKLIALSGEVTGKTICLHFKARIEITIYQDVDLNIKLRMGRI